The genomic stretch tgggagaggaggaaagaaggaaagcCTGGGATCCTCCGCAGACAGGCTGTGCATCTTTCAGAAAGCACTGATGAtttcctttaaaataaaaaaacttttaatgTGGACTTCACTGCAATGCAGCATCCAAAGATTTCTTTTCTTGCCGGAGCAGCTGCACGAGGAAATGGATTACTGGTCAAACAGACCTCTCAGCATCTATAGAGCTGCAGTAGGGGAGCACGTGTCAGTCTCAGCCTCTCCGACAGGATTTAAACGCAACATCCAAAACCCACTCACAGAAAGAAGTGGACTCATTTCTAATCTATTTCTATTtggaatcattttaaaattgaGAATTTGTTTGCAGCTGTTGTGCAAAGAATGATAATGCTCTGTTGTTTTAATGATAATACTTATTCTAAAAgataaaatgaatatagtgaACCCTAATCCATATAGTCAACAGTAGTAtgtgatattattattacttagccataatgcatttaaaagtataaTAATTGCTTGCATTTGATTTCCTGCAGATCAAAATGGCCTTCGCAAGTGTAGGACTGAAGGACGCTGACATCGCTGCAGCCCTGGACGGGTGCAAAGGTGACTCTTCAAGTTACACTATCTAAATAAATCACaattccctctgtgtgtgtgaggctttGTGTCTGGAGCATCCATGTGCAGCTCTACTTTGTGGATACAGTTGAGTATAACAACAACCTGCGTTCATTTCAGATGCAGGCAAATTCAACCACAAGACCTTCTTCAAGACCTGCGGCCTGTCTGGCAAGTCCTCCGATGAGGTGAAGAAGGCCTTCGCCATCATTGACCAGGACATCAGTGGTTTcattgaggaggaggagctgaagtaagagacactctTCTACAACAGATTATCCACTAGGGATGGGCAAAACCAAACCTTTTTCAATTCGATATGATAATATTCAATATGATTTGATGCCGATATGTTGCTTATATGCTGATATAATTGAAGGATATCCACACATCAGACATACAAAAGACATTCTTGCATCTTCTGTTCTGATGTCAGCTGCATAAAACAATTATGTCCACAAGCCCGGTGAATAACAGTGGTGCATTTGTGGGACTGAAGGAATGTAAAGCCACAGGGTCAAACTATCTTTAGCCACCTGCCTACTGTACATAAACTTTCTATTTGACTGTTTTCTATTTATATCGAAAGCTTTCAATGATGTAAGTCTGTCTCGGCCAATGGGAGTCCGTGAACTAACTAACCGGTGTGTCTGTCCTCCAGGCTGTTCCTGCAGACCTTCAAGGCAGGTGCACGCGCTCTGAGCGATGCAGAGACCAAGGAATTCCTCAAGGCCGGCGACTCCGACGGTGATGGCAAGATTGGCGCTGATGGTACGGACGCTCATCTCATGCAAACTCTCttacagcagtggttcccaaaccttttcCACAGACCCCCCCTTTAATAActcagtttgggaaccactggcttACAGCATCCTCTGGATGTTTAGTTGCTAAAAGATAAACAAACATCAACCTCATGTGTTTCCTCTTGTCTCCCCTGCAGAGTGGGCTGCCATGGTTAAGCAGTAAAGTGGCGACTGACCAACAACACCTGATGGAACAACAAAGCCCACGTCGACCTCCCCCCATTTTCAtctgaatataaataatttttaTACATTATGCTTAAGAGACGTTTCCTCCTATGCAACACACTGTCCAGAAATGATCATTGTGAATGTCGCTCGGTTGTGTTCATGTCTTAAATATGAATTTTGCTTACTGTAAAATCTATGATGCACTTTCCAGGTACAAACggtaaaaaaagaataaatattcTTTTACTGCGGTCTTACATGGGCttttactctcttattttatttgtgtctttctctctcttcaactCAATTTGCCTTTTTTTGGCAGGAATACATCTGCTCTAGCCCTTTTAGTGCCCTATAGGCAAAATTCAGATTTGGAGCCCCCCATAGCGGCCACTGTAGGGGGGGTTAGGGTTCAACCCAATCCAACCCTAGCCCCATAAACTGCAAcgcacatcagacatcacaatgctTTTAAAGTTGCAGCGGGGAAAaaaggagcaaatatgattaaaagttagtttagctgtaaaatgagaaagtttgtgacccggcagcaatGTTGAGAACCgtttgaggaaataccaagcaccgcccagcagccggagcacagccaataggaacgcttcacgcctgaaaacagagccatgaggaggagcagaaatctctcccagaacacttgaattacaatatgctgaaaggttattatgggattttttttacccaatgatgcccaaaaaACATGttacctactgaagctttaagacaaaaaatgtgtttcactacaatttacactttaattaacaaataagtgagatgaaaaagatagatgaaaaagtgtgagaaagtgaggtacaggggtgaaaagtgtatttctttctttctttgtttcttcatgtgttacctcaatgcagaaaatgaggatgGGTGCCAATAATGACCAGAATGTGgtgccctaggcgaccgcctatatggcctacgccttaagccggccctggtGTTGCCATAAACAAATCAAAATATagtgaataaagaaaaaaaaaaagcaatgacaATTATAATACAAACTGGTAACATAATAGTCAACTTAATGATCTCTCTctcatcacacacaaacactagaCTATAAAGTGAAGTCTGGCTCCACACTGTACAGTTCTGCAGCTCCGTCCTGCAGCCACTAGATGGAGTTACGTCCATTAACAGTAGAAGTTGGGACAGACGCTCGTTACAGTAAATGATCTGGCAATAAAAACAACTGTTTGGACATTTGAGTCCATCGCTTAAAGAAGTCCAGGCAGGAGGAGCCTGCGTGGCTTTACGCCTTATGGGGCCCTCAGGAAACTCATCATAAATACATGTGAGGAcaagataataatgataataataaaagatacttTGAGCATTTCTTCTTGAAACTATTGTTAAAAAATAGTGATTGATTACTGGTAAGTATTTGGTGGTGAGATTCtacaaaaatgcatttaaaatttgtgggaatgtaattttaaatgtgatcttatttttaagaaaaacattattttaatacTGA from Sebastes fasciatus isolate fSebFas1 chromosome 13, fSebFas1.pri, whole genome shotgun sequence encodes the following:
- the LOC141781235 gene encoding parvalbumin beta-like, translating into MAFASVGLKDADIAAALDGCKDAGKFNHKTFFKTCGLSGKSSDEVKKAFAIIDQDISGFIEEEELKLFLQTFKAGARALSDAETKEFLKAGDSDGDGKIGADEWAAMVKQ